The nucleotide window CCGTAGTGTAACTATTGATCTTGATACTAATGCTACACATACTAATGGTCAAATACCTATTCATGCAACTATTACTGATGATGTGGATGGTAAATTAGTTGATAATGGTACTGTTACATTTAAAATTAATGGTATTACACAGCTTGATGAGAATGGTAATGCTATTAGATTTGAAATTAAAGATGGTATTATTGATGCTACATACAACTTACCACCTACTATAGCAGCTCGTAGTCATAATATGACTCTTGTATATTCAAATGAAGGATATGATAGATGTGAAGAAACTACAAATTATACTGTTATAAAAAGTGATATTGCAGATCTTAAAGTTTCAAATATTACAACCAAATATGGTGAAAATACTACTATTTCAACTATTATTTGTGATGAAGATGGTAAAGCTGTTAGTGCTGCTACAAAAATTGCAGTTAAAGTTGATGGTAGAACTCTTATTCATGATGTAGTTGAAAATGGAGTTGTTAATATTACAGTTGATACTGATGATCTTTTCATTGGAGATCATAAGATTGATATTGTATTTGGTGAAAATAGTTTCTATAATGAAAAACGTGTAGAAATTCCACTCATAATTGAGGAGTAATTATTATACATCAAAATATATCCCATTTCTTCCCCTCCCCTTTATTTTTTTTCTTTTTTTATAAATATTTACACTTGCAATATACCCCTATACACTTGCAACACACCCCTATACACTTGCAATGCACCTTTAATTAATAAAAATATTTAAAAAAAATAGTAACTAAATTCCAAAAAAAAGTAATAAATTGGGAGGTGAAAAAAAAATAAATTAGAAAATTCTATTCATCATCAAGTTCAAAGCAACGTTGATAGTCTTCATTTCTTGTTTTATAGATTGTTGCACGTCTAAGTTTAAGTAATTGTTTTTTCTTACGATCAAAGTCTTCCATGGAGTGAATATTTTCTTTTACAAAGTCTAGTATTTCATCAACAACTTTATCATTATGGATCCAGTTACAATCTTTACAGTTCCATACATCTTTATCTGTTATCCATTTACCATTTGTTGCTCCATCACCACATGGATAGATTGGACAGTAGCAGAATGTACAGTTTTCTTGTTTTTCATGGCATGGGAAGTATTCACAGTCTGTATTTTGTCCTTCCCGAATTTCTCCATTAAAGAATTTTTCATAGAATTCTTCTGTTTGTGGTGGAAGTTCTGCTTTTGTTTTATATCCTCTAGGTGTTATCATTTTACCTTTTTTAACGTATGTTAGTGAGTTTCCAATGATAATTGTTGTTGACATGTGAATATCTTGATTTTCTAGGTCTTTGAGTTTGCAGATTTCTACTATTGTATCTGTTCCTTCTGTTTTTACAATTCCTACTGGTGTTTCAGGGTTACGATTTTCATTTAATATTCTACATGCACTTTCAAATGGTTCTACTCTTGTTTTACTTTTTGGGTTGTAGAATACTATTACCATATCTGCTATTGCTGCATGTTCGATTTTACGTTCAATTTCTTCTAGTGGTGTTAGAAGATCACTTAGACTTATTATTGCAAGATCGTGTAATGGTGCACCTAGTGCACTTGCTGCATATGTTGCTGCTGTTACACCTGGTATTACTTCAAATTCTAAATCTGAGTATTTATCAATAATTTGGAAGTATACATTTGCCATTCCATAGATTCCTGGATCTCCTGAGCTTATAATTGCAACTTTTTTTCCTTCTTTTTCTTTTTCAATTGCAAGTTCTACTCTTTCCATTTCATCTCCCATTCCACGTCTTAGTACTTCTTTTCCTTCTATTAAGTCTTCGATGTGTTCAAGGTATGGTTTATATGCTATTATTACATCTGCTTCTTTAATTCTATCTGCAGCTTTTAATGTCATGTGTTCTCTTTTTGAGCCTATTCCTATCAAGCTTATCATTATTAAAACCCCTAATTATTGTTAAAGTTTCATATAAATTTTTTTTTATATTGTGATTGAATTATATTGTATTTGTTTTTATATTTATTTTTAAGGATTAAATTTTCATGATTTATCTATTTTAGTAGATAAAATAACGATTATACTTTATTTTAGAGGGTATTAGGGCATGTGAAATTGATTTTTATTGATGTTTTTTAATTTAAAATTGAATTAGATAAGGCTAAATTATAAGTTATAACTTATAAGTTATAAGTAAATATTTTATAAAAAAAGAGAATTTAAAGAATTTAATCTTTAAATATTAATGCTTTAGATATTAGATCAATATCACATTGTAGTGTTATAATATTTGTTCGTCCACGTCCACGTCCACGAGAGACTGTTTTTGTAGAGATTAATCCAAGCATTTCAAGTTCATTTACAAAGTCAAAAAGTCTACGATATGATACAGAATCATTCTTTGATAAGTCCTGATATACCTCATATAGTCTTCCTGATGTAATTTCCTCATTTTTCTCTGTTAGATATGCAATAGTTTCAAGTACTTTTTGTTGTTGTAATGGAAGTGTTACTACAACATCAAATACCTTATTGTGTTCTATTCTATCTTTTGATTCTTTTACAAATCCTTCCTCAATTTTATTTACTCCACGTTCATCTGCAATTTCACCTGATGATTTTAGAAGATCAAGAGCATAACGTGCATCTCCTTCTTCTTTTGCAGCAAGTGCAGAACAGAGTGCTATTACACCATCTGATATTGATCCATCTTTAAATGATACATGTGATCTTTCAGTTAATATATCAATTAATTGTTCTGCATTATATGGTGGAAATACTATTTCACGATCACGTAGACTACTTCTTACTCTAGGTTTTATGAATTGTTTAAAGTCTACATAGTTACTTATTGATGTTATTGACACGTTATTTGTACGTGTGAGTGTGTAGAGAATGTTATCTCCATCATTTTTTAGTATGACATCTACTTCATCTAAAATTACAATAAGTATTAGATCTTCACCTAGTATGTTTTTGCTGAAGAGATTTCTGAATGTATTTACTACTTCAGCTTTTGTCCATCCCCTATATGGTACTGGTTTTCCTAGTTGTTGACATAGTCGTGCTAGTAGTTGATATTCTGTGTTGTAGTCTGTGCATCTGATGTATTCTATTTTGATGTTTAGATTTCTTTCTGCTGCTATTTCTTCTAATTGTTTTTTTGCATATAGTGCTACTGATGTTTTTCCTGTTCCTGTTTTTCCGTAGATTGTTATGTCTGGTGGTGTTATTCCATTGAGTGCTTCTACCCAGTATTTTGCTATGGATTCTATTTGTTCACTTCTGTGAGGTAAGGTTTCAGGTATAAATCTATGGTCTAGGTAATCTTTGGTTTTAAATATTGTTTCTCTATCATCGAGTTTTTGGAATATATTTTCCATATGATACCTCTTTTTTTGTTTTTAAGTTTTCTTTATTATTTTTTTAGTCGGAATCTTTCACTTGAAATCCTATTATTTCAAGTGTAAATATGTACTATTTCTTTATATTTTTCATATTATAAAAACATTTAGATGTTTTAGAAAAATTAATTCAAAGATATACGAACTAATTTTAAAATAAATTTAAAACATTTACACTTGAAATAGAGCTTTAAAAATTTATAAAACTATAAAATAAGATTAACTAATTATTTACACTTGCAGTACATCTTTTTAAAAAAATAATTTAGATTAATTTCAAGTGTATAATTTTAATTTTAAAAAATAACAAAAATTATTATTTATTTTTACACTTGCAAGCCATGTTTCAATTATTTCAAACTAAAAAACAAGTATTTCAATTACTTTAAAAATTTAACATTTCTGATAAATTAAAATGATCTGTTGCAACTGTAAATAACGTTTCCTTTTAGGGTAGTTTTGGCAAAGAGAGAGAGGTGTATTGCAAGTGTAACGCTCAGAGGGTACCCCCTACCCTGATGCATAAAACACCAAAAAGTCATGCAACAAAATCATTTTTAAAACATCCATTTCAAGTGTAACAAAATTAAAACAAGTTACAGTTGTAAAACACCACTAAAACAACTCTGACAGTATAAATAACAACAATATACCTATAATATATAATATAATTAATAATAATATAA belongs to Methanosphaera sp. and includes:
- the cobJ gene encoding precorrin-3B C(17)-methyltransferase, which encodes MISLIGIGSKREHMTLKAADRIKEADVIIAYKPYLEHIEDLIEGKEVLRRGMGDEMERVELAIEKEKEGKKVAIISSGDPGIYGMANVYFQIIDKYSDLEFEVIPGVTAATYAASALGAPLHDLAIISLSDLLTPLEEIERKIEHAAIADMVIVFYNPKSKTRVEPFESACRILNENRNPETPVGIVKTEGTDTIVEICKLKDLENQDIHMSTTIIIGNSLTYVKKGKMITPRGYKTKAELPPQTEEFYEKFFNGEIREGQNTDCEYFPCHEKQENCTFCYCPIYPCGDGATNGKWITDKDVWNCKDCNWIHNDKVVDEILDFVKENIHSMEDFDRKKKQLLKLRRATIYKTRNEDYQRCFELDDE
- a CDS encoding orc1/cdc6 family replication initiation protein, translated to MENIFQKLDDRETIFKTKDYLDHRFIPETLPHRSEQIESIAKYWVEALNGITPPDITIYGKTGTGKTSVALYAKKQLEEIAAERNLNIKIEYIRCTDYNTEYQLLARLCQQLGKPVPYRGWTKAEVVNTFRNLFSKNILGEDLILIVILDEVDVILKNDGDNILYTLTRTNNVSITSISNYVDFKQFIKPRVRSSLRDREIVFPPYNAEQLIDILTERSHVSFKDGSISDGVIALCSALAAKEEGDARYALDLLKSSGEIADERGVNKIEEGFVKESKDRIEHNKVFDVVVTLPLQQQKVLETIAYLTEKNEEITSGRLYEVYQDLSKNDSVSYRRLFDFVNELEMLGLISTKTVSRGRGRGRTNIITLQCDIDLISKALIFKD